A single region of the Acidobacteriota bacterium genome encodes:
- a CDS encoding BamA/TamA family outer membrane protein: MKLRPPAAVLCALILGAPILAPAALGAPGRDAPAQTRAGEIAAEREVKARALRPETVSRIEDIALQFKERKVLERLAAGYNGLRFQMGGLATGSGFAAGPRFSRRDLADGRLRVEASASLSTHLWQKYQASVAAPRLAGGRLVVEAEAIRRDYRALEFYGLGARASRGDRTAYRLRDTSLELRAGWRPARRFRLGGSLGALWPDIGPGEGDDIGGGEDIRSIEEVFGEASAPGLDRQPDYFLSSVFGQFDYRDDPEGPKAGGNYVTEYTWHRDRSLGAYGFGRWDVDVQQYLPFFNRSRRFALRARATLTNPGDGQRVPFYLQPSLGGSDDLRGFRPYRFTGPNAIVYNAEYRWEIFSGLDGALFFDAGKTMPSWGHWGLSGLRTSGGIGFRFNARNRTFTRIDIGVSEEGAVVWLKFNDAFLPRLFGAGTRQPLY, encoded by the coding sequence ATGAAGCTCCGACCGCCCGCAGCCGTCCTGTGTGCCCTGATCCTCGGCGCCCCGATCCTCGCCCCCGCGGCCCTCGGCGCCCCGGGCCGGGACGCGCCGGCGCAGACAAGGGCGGGGGAGATCGCGGCGGAGCGGGAAGTGAAGGCCCGCGCGCTCCGGCCGGAAACCGTCTCCCGGATAGAGGATATCGCGCTCCAGTTCAAGGAACGCAAGGTGCTCGAGCGGCTGGCTGCCGGCTACAACGGGTTGCGCTTCCAGATGGGGGGCCTGGCCACGGGGAGCGGGTTCGCCGCGGGGCCGAGGTTTTCCCGGCGCGACCTCGCCGACGGGCGGCTGCGGGTCGAGGCCTCGGCCTCCCTTTCCACCCACCTGTGGCAGAAGTACCAGGCGAGCGTGGCCGCCCCCCGCCTGGCCGGGGGCCGCCTCGTCGTCGAGGCGGAGGCGATCCGGAGGGACTACCGGGCGCTCGAGTTTTACGGCCTGGGCGCCCGCGCCTCGCGCGGCGACCGCACCGCCTACCGGCTCCGGGACACCAGCCTGGAACTGAGGGCGGGCTGGCGCCCCGCGCGCCGTTTCCGCCTCGGGGGGAGCCTGGGCGCCCTCTGGCCCGACATCGGCCCCGGGGAGGGGGACGACATCGGCGGCGGGGAGGACATCCGCAGCATCGAAGAGGTCTTCGGGGAGGCTTCCGCCCCCGGCCTCGACCGGCAGCCGGACTACTTTCTGTCGAGCGTCTTCGGCCAGTTCGATTACCGGGACGACCCCGAGGGGCCCAAGGCGGGGGGGAACTACGTCACGGAGTACACCTGGCACCGGGACCGGTCGCTCGGCGCCTACGGCTTCGGGCGCTGGGACGTCGACGTGCAGCAGTACCTCCCCTTCTTCAACCGGAGCCGCCGCTTCGCCCTGCGCGCGCGCGCGACCCTGACCAACCCCGGCGACGGGCAGCGGGTGCCCTTTTACCTCCAGCCCTCCCTCGGCGGGTCGGACGACCTGAGGGGTTTCCGCCCCTACCGCTTCACGGGGCCGAACGCCATCGTCTACAACGCCGAGTACCGCTGGGAGATCTTCTCGGGCCTGGACGGCGCCCTCTTCTTCGACGCGGGCAAGACGATGCCCTCGTGGGGGCACTGGGGCCTTTCGGGGCTGCGGACCTCCGGCGGCATCGGCTTCCGCTTCAACGCCCGGAACCGGACCTTCACCCGGATCGACATCGGGGTCAGCGAGGAGGGGGCGGTGGTCTGGCTGAAGTTCAACGACGCGTTTCTGCCGCGCCTGTTCGGCGCCGGCACCCGGCAACCGCTCTACTGA